In the genome of Halobacterium noricense, one region contains:
- a CDS encoding DUF6338 family protein, with protein sequence MALGSIQNLLLALIVVVPGFITTHVAVSLGVVRTEISKWRLLIVSLSTSLFVVSLFLGILQLNGTEVTDVTEVQAVFFTPKFRPELVLALITGSAGMGVLGAVLLASNVHKQVRNWIWERVPGDRTRNFHEPWEGTLDEAARVQVLTSDGAIVIGGLKQYSDDGKEKQISLTGAEWKSPSMDGFEDAGTDIELLFGDDIQQITVVDTKENAESQE encoded by the coding sequence ATGGCGCTCGGTTCGATCCAGAATTTACTTTTAGCGCTAATCGTTGTTGTTCCGGGATTTATCACCACCCATGTAGCGGTTTCTCTGGGTGTCGTTCGGACTGAAATCTCTAAGTGGCGTCTTCTTATTGTTAGCCTATCAACGAGCCTGTTCGTCGTATCCCTATTTCTGGGAATCCTCCAACTGAATGGGACAGAAGTCACGGATGTTACAGAGGTTCAGGCCGTATTTTTCACTCCAAAATTCCGTCCCGAACTAGTTTTAGCTCTCATCACCGGGTCAGCAGGAATGGGAGTTCTAGGAGCAGTTTTACTCGCATCGAATGTTCACAAACAGGTTCGAAATTGGATTTGGGAACGAGTTCCGGGAGATCGAACCCGGAACTTCCACGAACCGTGGGAGGGAACACTTGATGAGGCTGCTCGTGTACAAGTCCTCACGTCTGATGGAGCAATTGTCATCGGGGGTCTAAAGCAGTACAGTGACGATGGGAAAGAAAAACAAATTTCTCTAACAGGAGCAGAGTGGAAGTCGCCCAGTATGGACGGATTCGAAGACGCTGGGACTGACATAGAGCTGCTCTTTGGTGACGATATTCAGCAAATAACTGTTGTAGACACAAAGGAGAATGCGGAATCCCAAGAGTGA
- a CDS encoding recombinase family protein, which produces MGDDQVACYCRVSTDDQSLDRQLTATQEYAEREFGADLADLSIYRDKSTGTNTERSGYQEMMADAEDGDLRAVVVHSISRICRSISDLERTASRLEDAGTELHIVSEGLTLRPEEEDPYQTALFQLLGVFAELEANMAQQRTKEGIAARQANEDYHHGPAPLGFEKDDGRLVEADDYHDVISVLDMVQKDELSKRKAAERLDSSRPTINRALERAELYGL; this is translated from the coding sequence ATGGGCGACGACCAGGTAGCTTGCTACTGTCGAGTTAGTACTGACGACCAGAGCCTCGACCGCCAACTCACTGCGACCCAGGAGTACGCTGAGCGCGAGTTCGGTGCCGACCTCGCGGACCTTTCGATCTACCGCGACAAGTCCACCGGGACAAACACCGAGCGCTCTGGCTACCAAGAGATGATGGCCGACGCCGAGGACGGCGACCTGCGCGCGGTGGTCGTGCACAGCATCTCCCGCATCTGTCGGTCCATCTCCGACCTAGAGCGGACTGCCTCGCGGCTCGAAGACGCCGGCACGGAGCTACACATCGTCTCGGAAGGGCTGACGTTGCGGCCCGAGGAAGAAGACCCCTACCAGACGGCACTCTTCCAGCTACTGGGCGTGTTCGCCGAACTGGAAGCGAACATGGCCCAGCAGCGCACGAAGGAAGGCATCGCGGCGCGACAGGCCAACGAGGACTACCACCACGGCCCTGCACCGCTGGGCTTCGAGAAAGACGACGGGCGACTCGTCGAGGCCGACGACTACCACGACGTCATCTCCGTGCTCGACATGGTGCAGAAAGACGAACTCTCGAAGCGCAAGGCTGCCGAACGGTTGGACAGCTCGCGGCCGACGATTAATCGGGCCCTGGAGCGAGCGGAGCTGTACGGGTTGTAG
- a CDS encoding S8 family serine peptidase, protein MGIIDSVYEPSDSFYDAYNVGRTVDKTSSDEDRAGAHGEIIGEVIGGFSESVQLNFYKVMQGGDDLNIWGRDLLKAIGHAHKQDSVDVISLSAGSDHSEDGNVGCHAYHQPCRVRAASEEAIDDGITIISSIGNKKDVDSVTCPATSDQVISVGSVTPYCGGSVEIGDTIAPGAGNVRPPLACWVEREDDWGVQETLCSGLGCTVGESCSANREIEYWDGNAPLGDKFKPDVLAPHNIPTHHDGSPGILSGTSFAVPWVTATVAEAIAGLRAEGKTVLPRTIQAGIRESTKDRGISVAGVLYAEDALNKIGNRFGLEFERDHSDDDLFPTTDSPLDD, encoded by the coding sequence GTGGGGATTATAGACTCTGTGTATGAGCCCTCTGACTCTTTTTATGATGCTTATAATGTGGGCCGGACTGTTGACAAAACATCCTCAGATGAGGACCGTGCTGGGGCGCATGGAGAGATTATTGGTGAGGTAATTGGTGGCTTCAGTGAAAGTGTCCAACTAAACTTCTATAAAGTGATGCAGGGGGGTGACGATTTGAATATCTGGGGGCGTGATCTTCTGAAAGCTATCGGACACGCGCATAAGCAGGACTCTGTAGATGTTATTAGCCTTTCAGCGGGCAGCGACCATAGTGAAGATGGAAACGTTGGGTGCCATGCCTATCATCAGCCATGTAGGGTAAGGGCCGCATCTGAGGAAGCTATTGATGACGGAATCACCATTATCTCCTCTATCGGAAACAAAAAAGACGTAGACTCAGTCACTTGTCCGGCAACTTCAGACCAAGTCATTAGTGTTGGCTCTGTCACGCCTTATTGCGGTGGATCGGTTGAGATTGGGGACACAATAGCTCCGGGTGCTGGAAATGTTAGGCCACCGCTTGCATGCTGGGTTGAAAGGGAAGATGACTGGGGCGTGCAAGAAACTCTCTGTTCTGGGCTAGGTTGTACTGTCGGAGAGAGCTGCTCTGCCAACCGCGAAATCGAATATTGGGATGGAAATGCCCCACTTGGAGACAAATTCAAACCCGATGTCCTCGCCCCACACAACATCCCAACGCATCACGATGGCTCTCCTGGTATACTTTCCGGCACAAGTTTTGCTGTGCCTTGGGTTACGGCAACCGTTGCTGAGGCTATTGCAGGCCTGCGGGCCGAGGGAAAAACCGTCTTACCAAGAACAATCCAGGCTGGCATACGGGAAAGCACCAAGGACCGAGGAATTTCTGTGGCCGGTGTCCTCTACGCTGAGGACGCATTAAATAAAATCGGTAATCGGTTCGGCTTAGAGTTTGAGAGAGACCATTCGGATGACGACTTGTTCCCGACTACGGATTCGCCTCTAGACGATTAA
- a CDS encoding tyrosine-type recombinase/integrase has protein sequence MSQQPEDLTPREAWQRYIDRRRPESTDHSMKTYYYRLKQFVEWCERQQIERVSELDGWTFENYETHRAGEGLAPVTLNGEMKDLRLFVEYLERIEAVEDGLSDRIHIPKVSDNEASSDKKLATEDAKPLLEYYRRYDKGSRSHALLEVFWNTGARLGALRALDVRDYHSDEQYLEFVHRPESDTPLKKKVNGERPVALSDAAADALDAYLVSDDRWDKHDDHGREPLFTSRLGRPGQNTVRCWSYLATLPCLHSECPHGRKRETCEFTERNKASQCPSSRSPHQIRTGSITYQLDSGLPPEVVATRVNASVETIKKHYDKATPRQRMQRRRRRYVDRLEFDS, from the coding sequence ATGAGCCAGCAGCCCGAGGACCTCACGCCACGCGAGGCGTGGCAGCGGTACATCGACCGTCGGCGGCCGGAGTCCACCGACCACTCGATGAAGACGTACTACTATCGGCTGAAGCAGTTCGTCGAGTGGTGCGAGCGCCAGCAAATCGAGCGCGTGAGCGAACTCGACGGCTGGACGTTCGAGAACTACGAGACTCACCGCGCTGGCGAAGGGCTCGCGCCCGTCACGCTGAACGGCGAGATGAAGGACCTGCGGCTGTTCGTCGAGTACCTCGAACGCATCGAGGCGGTCGAGGACGGCCTCAGTGACCGCATTCACATCCCGAAGGTCAGCGACAACGAGGCGAGCAGCGACAAGAAACTCGCCACCGAGGACGCGAAGCCGCTCCTGGAGTACTACCGACGCTACGACAAGGGCTCTCGGAGCCATGCGCTCCTGGAGGTGTTCTGGAACACGGGGGCTCGTCTCGGTGCGCTCCGCGCGCTCGACGTCCGCGACTACCATTCGGACGAGCAGTACCTGGAGTTCGTCCACCGCCCGGAGAGCGACACGCCGCTGAAGAAGAAGGTGAACGGCGAGCGGCCTGTTGCGCTCTCGGACGCCGCAGCGGACGCCCTCGACGCCTACCTCGTGAGCGATGACCGCTGGGATAAGCACGACGACCACGGCCGCGAACCACTGTTCACCAGTCGTCTCGGACGTCCGGGACAGAACACCGTTCGCTGCTGGAGCTATCTTGCGACGCTGCCCTGCCTACACTCGGAGTGTCCGCACGGACGGAAGCGCGAGACCTGCGAGTTTACGGAGCGAAACAAGGCCAGCCAGTGCCCGAGTTCGCGGAGCCCCCACCAGATTCGGACGGGCTCGATTACCTATCAGCTCGACTCCGGGCTGCCGCCGGAGGTCGTGGCGACGCGGGTGAACGCGAGCGTCGAGACCATCAAGAAGCACTACGACAAGGCGACGCCCCGCCAGCGGATGCAGCGGCGCCGTCGCCGGTACGTTGACCGCCTCGAATTCGACTCATGA
- a CDS encoding winged helix DNA-binding protein → MRQSGSWMTIWDDRILEYIQQEGSGSPAELEESGYLKVSKSQISRRLRKLAEHGLLQHLGNGVYVITDEGEAYLEGDYNAETETYIDESTSSPSASPEEVNGS, encoded by the coding sequence ATGAGGCAGTCGGGTTCATGGATGACAATCTGGGACGACCGAATTCTCGAATACATTCAGCAGGAAGGCTCAGGTTCGCCTGCCGAGTTAGAAGAATCTGGGTATCTAAAGGTCTCTAAGTCCCAAATCTCGCGCCGTCTTCGGAAGCTCGCGGAACACGGACTCCTCCAGCATCTCGGTAACGGCGTCTACGTCATCACCGACGAGGGCGAGGCCTATCTCGAAGGCGACTACAACGCCGAGACTGAGACCTACATCGACGAGTCGACGAGTTCGCCGAGTGCGTCGCCCGAGGAAGTCAACGGCTCCTAA